One Nitrospira sp. DNA segment encodes these proteins:
- a CDS encoding HigA family addiction module antitoxin produces the protein MARKPLLDPIHQGEILFEEFMAPMDISINRLARNIGVPPGRISAIVNGKRAITADTALRLAKYLGTSSELWMGLQNGFDLRVAKRQIVNIKGGVIA, from the coding sequence ATGGCACGAAAACCGTTACTTGATCCTATCCATCAGGGAGAGATTCTGTTCGAGGAATTCATGGCGCCCATGGATATCAGCATCAACCGGCTGGCGCGCAATATCGGCGTCCCGCCTGGGCGGATCAGCGCCATTGTGAACGGGAAGCGAGCTATCACCGCCGACACCGCGTTGCGCCTGGCAAAATATCTAGGAACCTCCTCTGAACTCTGGATGGGACTGCAGAATGGGTTCGATCTGCGAGTTGCCAAACGCCAAATCGTGAATATCAAAGGCGGGGTCATTGCGTAA